The genome window TCTGGGGCTAAAATAACTGGATATTCTCCTGCTTTAGGAGTTTTTCCTCTTAATTGATTTTCAATTCTACGGGAAAGTTTCTCAAGAACTTGGTTTATGTCAAATATGTCAATGACATATCCCATGTGAGTTGATAAATTTTCACTGGTCTCTACTATTGTATCGCCTTCTCTAGCAATAATGTGTATGGATAAGCTAGAGATGTTTCCATCAATTATTATTTCCCTATCCTCAGAGCTGTAATAGTCCTTATGGAAGATCTCGTCGTAATAGTTTAAAGTAAATGATCTTATTGTAGGGTGAAGGTTAGCTATTTGTTTTGCGATCTTGTTTAAGTCTTGACTTATTTCCTCTTTTGATTTATTTATCTCCTTTCCAATCTTAACGGTATCATGTTTTGAAGGAAGATAGACTATGTTTACTCTTTCGTCACCGTAAGCTGAATTTATTACTTCTTCTACTGTACTATTATCAATTCTATCACTTACTTTAAATCCCCAATTTCTATTGTATACTACTCTAATTGAATAACCCTCGTCATTTCCAGAAGTTACGTATTTTCTATCATCTGTAATTGTAAATTCACTACTTGTTGTTTTTTCATGTCTAATATCAACAAATGAAGCTCCTAGCTCCTCTGCTCTCTTAATGTACTTAAACATTATTACTTTAATACTTTATTTAAATATATAACATCAATGAGTGTTGAAAAGATAAGTATTTCCTTACCAAAGGAACTTTATAGGGAACTAGAGGATTTCATTAACCGAAAAGGTATACCAGATCGATCTAAAATATTTCAGATAGCTTTGAGGAATTATCTAGATGAGAATAGAGAAGGCACTGAGATTATTTATGGTATTATAAATCTAGTGTATGATCATGAGGAAGCCTCTGAGGCCCTAACTGAAATTCAACATGAGTATAAGGATAATATCGTTTCCACATTGCATTTACATGTTGATGAAAGGTTATGCATTGAAGCGATAGCTGTAAAAGGAGAGAAGAGTAAGCTTGTCGAGTTAAGCAATAGGTTAGGTCAAATTAGGGGAATTCTTAAAGCCAGGCTGTTAATATCTTTTCCATATGAAAAGACTTAGTATTTCAGATGATGTAAGGAAGTTAGGGGTTTTTGTTGCAATGACAGAAGTGAGTAATGTAGATGCTAAAGTCCCTCAACAAGCCTTAGATGATATGATTAGAAAAGTTGAGGAAAAGTATAGTTCTCAAGATCCAGAGTATTTAAAAAATGATCCAGTTGTTAGGGCTTACAGAGATTTTTATTGGAGGATAGGAGTAGATCCAACCAAAACTAGGCCAAGTGGTGAGGCTCTTAGAAGGAGATTAGCTAGGGGGAATAAACTTCCTAGAATTAATACAGTTGTTGATATAGGTAATATAGTGAGTGTGGAAACTTTAGTTCCTATAGGTTTATATGATAGGGATAAAGTTGTAGGTAATTTGTATTTAGTAATGTCTAAAGGTAATGAAGAGTTTTTAGGTTTAGGTAAAAAAACGGAAAAGTTAGATAAGGGAATTCCAATATTAGTTGACGATGAAGGTAAAGTTCTCCACATATATCCTCATAGGGATTCGGTCTTAACTAGTATAACTCCAGATGTTAAAAACGTTATTATAGTTGGTGCTGGAGTTCCCAATATTGATGAAAATCTAGTTAAATATGCAGTAGATCGTGTAGCAAATTTATTAGAAATGATATGTAAAGGAAAGAGAGAGTATGATACAGTGGTGATTAAATGAAGTTACTTTTAATCGGATATGGAAATGTTGGAAAGGCGTTTAGAAGATTGTTACACGAAAAGAAAGAGAGCTATCCAATATTGCAAAATGTTGAGATTGCAGGAATAATAACTAGACAAGGATTGATGATTGGGGATAAGGAGAATTTCTCTCCAGATAAGCAAATGAATATATTGGAAGCAATCGATTTGATAAACCCCGATGTTATTGTTGATATGTCAGCACCTAATTATAAAGATGGTGAACCATCTGTTAGTGCTTACATAAAGGCATTGTCAAGAAAAATTCACGTGATAACAGTAAATAAAGCACCATTAGCACTAAAGTTTAGGGAAATATTTGAGGTTGCTGAGAAAACTGGTGCTAAAATTGGATTTCAAGGAACTGTAATGAGTGGTACTCCTTCTATAAATCTCTTTAGAATTCAACCAGTATCAGAGGTATCTAGGATAAGGGGTATCCTTAATGGTACCACAAACTATATTTTAACTAGGATTTATGAAGGATTAAGTTTTAATGAAGCCTTAAAAGAGGCAAAAGAAAAAGGTTATGCAGAGGAAGACCCAACTTTAGATCTTAATGGATTTGATGCTGCAGCTAAACTGACAATTTTATCAAATTTTATTATGAACAGAAGCATAAGATTAGGTGATTTCAAGTTCAAGGGAATAACTGAGATTAGCAATGAAGATATTAGAAGAGCTAAAAGTGAAGGAAAGAAAATAAAGCTAATAGCATATGCGGATAACTACATAATACAGGTCTCTCCTCAAGTTATAGGTCCACAAGATCCCTTATATTATATAGATGGAGTTGAAAATGCTCTAGAAATTCAAAATGAAATACAGAGGATAATTATTAGAGGTCCAGGAGCAGGTCCGATAAATGCAGCATATGGTGCCCTTACAGATTTAGTTTTATTATTGGAAGGATGTTTATGACAATTTTTTTATTCTTATAATACAATTGTAACTTGATGAGTTTACAGCGGAAAATAAAGGCTTATTTAAAGTTGGGTAAACTTGGTGTAGTAAGTTTACTTGATTTGGCGGCAGTTGCGGGGGCTTTTTTAGCTTACAGACACAATATTTCACTTTTACCAGTAATTCCTATGTTAATTGGAGGTACTTTAGCATCAATGGGGGCTATGATAATAAATAGTGGAATAGAAATAGATAGAGATAAAGTGATGTCTAGAACATCAAAGAGACCTACAGTAGTTGGATACGTTAATAGGAGGGAAGCTATAATCGTTGGTTCACTTCTAGCTATTTTAGGTACAGCATTAGGTTTTATAGACAATGCTTTGACTGCTTTCTTTATAGCCTTAGGTGTGATAATATATGTATTTGTATATACAATCTTATTGAAGCCTAGGACGTGGCTAAATATAGTTATAGGTGGATTTGCTGGCAGTGCTGCAGCTTGGGCAGGTTATACATCACTGACAAATTCTCTAAGTCTAGAGGGATTCCTTTTAGGTTTTCTAGTATTTATGTGGACTCCGGGCCATTTCTGGTCGTTGTCATTGAAGTATAGAGAAGATTACATTAATGCGCATTATCCCATGCTTCCTGCTGTGACTGGAATAACTACTTCTGCAAGGGCAATAGCAATTTCTAACGCCTTAATGATTCCGATTGTACTTTTGATAGGATATTATATTAATCTAATAGCGCTTGTAGCATTTTCTATTTTAAGTGCATTCCTAATGTTTCTTTCTTATAGGTTAATACTTAATCCAACTAAAGAAGAGGCAATGAAATCGTTCATATTTTCAAACATTTACCTAATGTTAATATTTCTAATTATGATAGTAGTTAAATTAATATGAAATATCTATTACCATATCAGCTATTTTCTTAGACGAGATTATAATTTTAATATCAATATCCCCACATTTTCTC of Sulfolobus sp. E5-1-F contains these proteins:
- a CDS encoding CopG family ribbon-helix-helix protein — its product is MSVEKISISLPKELYRELEDFINRKGIPDRSKIFQIALRNYLDENREGTEIIYGIINLVYDHEEASEALTEIQHEYKDNIVSTLHLHVDERLCIEAIAVKGEKSKLVELSNRLGQIRGILKARLLISFPYEKT
- the cyoE gene encoding heme o synthase, whose translation is MSLQRKIKAYLKLGKLGVVSLLDLAAVAGAFLAYRHNISLLPVIPMLIGGTLASMGAMIINSGIEIDRDKVMSRTSKRPTVVGYVNRREAIIVGSLLAILGTALGFIDNALTAFFIALGVIIYVFVYTILLKPRTWLNIVIGGFAGSAAAWAGYTSLTNSLSLEGFLLGFLVFMWTPGHFWSLSLKYREDYINAHYPMLPAVTGITTSARAIAISNALMIPIVLLIGYYINLIALVAFSILSAFLMFLSYRLILNPTKEEAMKSFIFSNIYLMLIFLIMIVVKLI
- a CDS encoding homoserine dehydrogenase produces the protein MKLLLIGYGNVGKAFRRLLHEKKESYPILQNVEIAGIITRQGLMIGDKENFSPDKQMNILEAIDLINPDVIVDMSAPNYKDGEPSVSAYIKALSRKIHVITVNKAPLALKFREIFEVAEKTGAKIGFQGTVMSGTPSINLFRIQPVSEVSRIRGILNGTTNYILTRIYEGLSFNEALKEAKEKGYAEEDPTLDLNGFDAAAKLTILSNFIMNRSIRLGDFKFKGITEISNEDIRRAKSEGKKIKLIAYADNYIIQVSPQVIGPQDPLYYIDGVENALEIQNEIQRIIIRGPGAGPINAAYGALTDLVLLLEGCL
- a CDS encoding B3/B4 domain-containing protein gives rise to the protein MKRLSISDDVRKLGVFVAMTEVSNVDAKVPQQALDDMIRKVEEKYSSQDPEYLKNDPVVRAYRDFYWRIGVDPTKTRPSGEALRRRLARGNKLPRINTVVDIGNIVSVETLVPIGLYDRDKVVGNLYLVMSKGNEEFLGLGKKTEKLDKGIPILVDDEGKVLHIYPHRDSVLTSITPDVKNVIIVGAGVPNIDENLVKYAVDRVANLLEMICKGKREYDTVVIK